One segment of Myxocyprinus asiaticus isolate MX2 ecotype Aquarium Trade chromosome 41, UBuf_Myxa_2, whole genome shotgun sequence DNA contains the following:
- the LOC127432088 gene encoding probable G-protein coupled receptor 141 → MTNNTSISSTNITQPYRIALIIIYTIVLLVGTTGLTLMMSLLKSNLRSLTTIAFLNLMVAHFLFLLTVPFRIYYYAFETWKLHHGFCKVVSAMIHIHMYMVFIIYAIILTFRFLHYYKKTQRTEFYRRLHAVCASAIVWSVLLLIMLPTVLSQYGGINAPQNECFKFGDVLENKSIYALNVIVSITIVIASCAQTCIQAIILHSMILKYGPASRSQQEFLVQLKNLCFVLIMLTCLVPYQLFRLYYLKHIKELHEINEVFLAITGLTCFDMLTFTGRGVCQGCC, encoded by the coding sequence ATGACGAACAACACATCTATATCATCCACCAACATCACCCAGCCCTACAGGATTGCCTTGATCATCATCTATACTATTGTGCTTCTGGTGGGCACCACGGGCTTAACCCTCATGATGAGCTTATTAAAAAGCAACCTTCGCTCATTAACCACCATCGCCTTTCTCAACCTGATGGTGGCGCACTTTCTATTCCTGCTCACCGTGCCATTCAGAATCTACTACTACGCATTTGAAACTTGGAAGCTGCACCACGGCTTCTGTAAAGTAGTCAGTGCCATGATCCACATCCACATGTACATGGTGTTTATAATCTATGCCATCATTCTTACCTTCCGTTTCTTGCATTATTACAAGAAGACTCAGCGGACGGAGTTCTACCGCCGGCTGCATGCGGTGTGTGCGAGCGCCATTGTGTGGTCCGTGCTGTTACTCATCATGCTGCCCACCGTGCTGTCTCAATACGGTGGAATTAATGCCCCACAAAACGAGTGCTTCAAATTTGGGGATGTGTTAGAGAACAAAAGTATCTATGCCCTGAACGTGATTGTGTCTATTACTATTGTTATTGCGTCATGTGCTCAGACCTGCATTCAGGCGATCATTCTGCACTCAATGATACTCAAGTACGGACCCGCCAGTCGCTCCCAGCAGGAATTTTTGGTCCAATTGAAGAACCTCTGCTTTGTACTTATCATGCTCACCTGCCTGGTGCCATATCAGCTGTTTCGGCTGTACTACCTGAAACACATTAAGGAGCTTCATGAGATAAACGAGGTGTTCCTGGCCATCACGGGGCTCACCTGTTTCGACATGCTGACATTCACTGGGAGAGGGGTGTGTCAGGGGTGCTGTTGA